A part of Aurantimicrobium sp. MWH-Uga1 genomic DNA contains:
- the pepN gene encoding aminopeptidase N: protein MSGENLTRHEAIERAEHIAVHSYKVDLDLLRGEHVFGTTTTVEFSATEGYSSFIDAITEKVHSVTLNGVDLNPAQVSNGVRIQLDNLQAHNTLTVVADAKYTNTGEGLHRFVDPVDNEVYLYTQFEVPDSRRMFAVFEQPDLKATFQFTVTAPDYWVVTSNQPTPAPVQHSDGSATWNFEPTPRISSYITALVAGPYDVVRSELTSADGRVIPLGVFCRKSLSEYMDADYVFEKTRQGFAYFESKFDYPYPFDKYDQLFVPEFNAGAMENAGCVTFTEAYVFRSKVTDAIRERRVVTILHELAHMWFGDLVTMRWWNDLWLNESFAEYASTLATAEATEWHEAWTTFAVMEKSWAYRQDQLPSTHPIVADIPDLDAVRVNFDGITYAKGGSVLKQLGAWVGQEQFLAGVGQYFKKHAYGNTELTDLLVELEATSGRDLTTWSKLWLETAGVNTLRPALSTDADGTITAFSIEQSAPADWPTIRPHRMAIGFYNLQAGKLVREHRVELDVDGVSTEVSELVGLKRPDLILINDDDLAYAKIRLDEASLRVAIANLKDIEDPLARSLVWGSVWDSTRDAETAGRDFIDLVLGNIATETESTVVRTVLGQLLLVASSYVDPATRDAQTVRVADALWELAKKAEPGSDNQFQFLRNFAAIATTEEHLNNVKALRDGKISLGELDIDTDLGWELLISLAAGGHATEADIDAYLAEDNTATGAQSAAHAKAALPSLEQKQAAWDSVWVADDKPNLIVRATGLGFNKAHNLDVLQPFVKQYFDSIEKIWASRSYAIAEELVESYYPAPLADEALAEATRNYLKNNNTPAPLRRLIVENLAGTERTLAAQARDAKESA from the coding sequence GTGTCCGGAGAAAACCTCACTCGCCACGAAGCCATTGAACGCGCTGAGCACATTGCCGTGCACAGCTACAAGGTTGATCTTGATCTACTGCGTGGTGAGCACGTTTTTGGCACCACCACTACTGTCGAGTTTTCTGCGACGGAAGGGTATTCCAGCTTTATCGACGCCATTACTGAGAAAGTTCACTCGGTCACGCTCAACGGTGTTGATCTTAATCCCGCACAGGTCAGTAACGGTGTGCGCATTCAGCTCGATAACTTGCAGGCACACAACACGTTGACTGTTGTTGCTGATGCCAAATACACCAACACTGGTGAAGGTTTGCACCGCTTCGTTGACCCTGTCGACAACGAAGTGTACCTCTACACACAATTTGAGGTTCCTGACTCAAGGCGCATGTTCGCTGTCTTTGAACAGCCAGATTTGAAAGCAACATTCCAGTTCACCGTGACGGCTCCCGACTACTGGGTGGTTACCAGCAACCAACCCACACCAGCGCCCGTGCAGCACAGCGATGGCTCAGCCACCTGGAACTTTGAGCCCACCCCGCGTATCTCCAGCTACATCACTGCGCTTGTTGCCGGCCCCTATGACGTGGTTCGCAGTGAACTCACTAGTGCAGATGGTCGCGTAATTCCTTTGGGTGTCTTCTGCCGCAAGTCACTATCTGAATACATGGACGCCGACTACGTTTTCGAAAAAACACGCCAAGGTTTTGCCTACTTTGAAAGCAAATTTGACTACCCCTACCCCTTTGACAAATACGACCAACTCTTTGTACCCGAATTCAATGCCGGTGCCATGGAAAATGCGGGATGTGTCACCTTCACCGAGGCTTACGTCTTCCGCTCTAAGGTGACAGACGCCATCCGTGAACGTCGCGTGGTCACTATCTTGCACGAGCTTGCCCACATGTGGTTTGGTGACCTCGTCACCATGCGCTGGTGGAATGACCTGTGGCTGAACGAAAGCTTCGCAGAGTATGCCTCTACCCTGGCTACAGCAGAAGCAACCGAATGGCATGAAGCATGGACTACCTTCGCCGTCATGGAAAAAAGCTGGGCATATCGACAGGACCAGCTTCCCTCGACGCATCCGATCGTGGCGGATATCCCCGACCTGGATGCTGTGCGCGTGAACTTTGATGGCATTACCTATGCCAAAGGTGGCTCGGTACTCAAGCAACTGGGCGCATGGGTTGGCCAGGAGCAGTTCCTCGCAGGTGTTGGCCAATATTTCAAAAAGCACGCCTATGGCAACACTGAGCTCACCGATCTCCTCGTCGAGTTAGAAGCCACCTCAGGCCGCGACCTCACCACCTGGTCCAAGCTCTGGTTGGAAACAGCAGGCGTGAACACGCTGCGTCCAGCACTCTCAACGGATGCCGATGGCACCATCACGGCGTTCTCGATTGAACAGAGTGCACCAGCTGATTGGCCCACCATCCGTCCTCACCGTATGGCCATTGGTTTCTACAACCTCCAGGCGGGCAAGCTCGTTCGCGAACACCGCGTGGAACTCGATGTTGATGGTGTGAGCACGGAGGTTTCAGAACTCGTTGGCCTGAAACGCCCCGATCTGATCCTCATCAACGATGACGATCTTGCCTACGCCAAGATTCGCCTCGATGAGGCTTCTCTGCGCGTGGCGATAGCGAACCTCAAGGACATTGAGGACCCTCTGGCTCGCTCTCTGGTGTGGGGCTCCGTGTGGGATTCCACACGCGATGCCGAAACCGCTGGCCGAGACTTCATTGACCTGGTCTTGGGCAATATTGCCACCGAAACAGAGTCCACAGTTGTGCGCACAGTTCTGGGGCAGCTTCTGCTTGTTGCCTCCAGCTATGTCGATCCTGCAACTCGAGATGCACAAACGGTCCGTGTAGCCGATGCACTGTGGGAGCTCGCAAAGAAGGCGGAACCAGGTAGCGACAACCAGTTCCAGTTCTTACGAAACTTTGCCGCTATCGCGACTACGGAAGAACACCTCAACAACGTCAAGGCGTTGCGTGATGGGAAGATTTCTCTTGGTGAACTAGACATCGATACTGATCTTGGCTGGGAACTGCTGATTTCCCTTGCTGCTGGCGGTCACGCAACCGAGGCAGATATCGATGCCTACCTCGCAGAAGACAACACTGCAACCGGTGCTCAGTCTGCCGCTCACGCCAAGGCTGCCTTGCCGAGCCTGGAACAAAAACAAGCAGCATGGGATTCGGTCTGGGTTGCAGATGACAAACCCAATCTGATTGTGCGCGCCACCGGTTTAGGTTTCAACAAAGCACACAACCTCGACGTGCTGCAGCCGTTCGTCAAGCAATATTTCGACTCAATTGAAAAGATTTGGGCTAGCCGAAGCTACGCCATTGCCGAAGAACTTGTCGAAAGCTACTACCCCGCACCGTTGGCTGATGAGGCATTGGCTGAGGCAACTCGCAATTACCTCAAAAACAACAACACACCGGCTCCATTACGCCGTTTGATTGTTGAAAACTTGGCTGGAACTGAACGCACTCTTGCTGCGCAAGCTCGTGACGCAAAGGAATCTGCATGA
- a CDS encoding ribose-5-phosphate isomerase: MRIHIATDHAGLEFSQFLQTHLTEAGHEVIDHGPSEYDALDDYPAFCINAAAAVAADQAAGVEALGVVFGGSGNGEQIAANKVKGIRAALVWSQATAQLAREHNNANVISIGARQHSLEEAVSFIDTFIAEPFPGDERHVRRIAQLAEYEETGEIVGKGVVKY; encoded by the coding sequence ATGCGCATACATATCGCCACCGACCACGCTGGCCTCGAATTTAGCCAGTTCTTGCAAACTCACCTCACCGAAGCAGGACATGAGGTTATCGATCACGGCCCCAGCGAATATGACGCATTAGATGACTATCCTGCGTTCTGTATTAATGCTGCTGCGGCTGTTGCAGCGGATCAGGCCGCAGGTGTTGAGGCACTCGGTGTAGTTTTTGGCGGTTCTGGAAATGGTGAACAAATTGCTGCCAACAAGGTCAAAGGTATTCGCGCAGCTCTTGTATGGAGTCAAGCAACCGCTCAGCTTGCACGTGAACACAACAATGCGAATGTGATTTCAATCGGTGCGCGCCAGCACAGTTTGGAAGAGGCTGTGAGCTTCATTGACACGTTTATTGCTGAACCATTCCCCGGTGATGAGCGTCACGTTCGCCGTATCGCCCAGCTCGCTGAATACGAAGAAACCGGCGAGATCGTGGGTAAAGGCGTAGTCAAGTACTAG
- a CDS encoding Fpg/Nei family DNA glycosylase, whose protein sequence is MPEGHSVHRIARQFDRNFVGQRVAVSSPQGRFAAGAAVLNNLELEEAWAVGKQLFMRFSGDHWLRVHLGIYGAWDFSGTIQADATIASANGRIGQTNQRGTVFDTAGENSLSSIGAPRKTRMRMAEEQQERELEQTTQFPPEPIGAVRVRLLTETVCADLRGPTACEVLTAEQVDAVLSRLGPDPQRDSSDEAGQKFVDAVVKKNTPIGLLLMDQSVVAGIGNVYRAEILFRVAIDPYRPGKKITSDEAWALWRDWIYLLEIGVQTGQMMTIDGLEGEAWRKAMANRADRHWVYKREGLPCLKCGTHIRLDVMANRKLYWCPSCQT, encoded by the coding sequence ATGCCTGAGGGACATTCCGTTCATCGCATTGCCCGGCAGTTTGATCGAAACTTTGTCGGGCAGCGAGTTGCAGTCAGCTCTCCCCAGGGACGTTTTGCTGCCGGAGCAGCAGTGCTCAACAACCTCGAGTTGGAAGAAGCCTGGGCAGTGGGCAAACAACTCTTCATGCGTTTTTCTGGAGATCACTGGTTGCGTGTGCACCTAGGGATTTATGGCGCATGGGATTTTTCTGGCACTATCCAAGCCGATGCCACGATTGCCTCTGCAAATGGTCGGATAGGACAAACCAATCAGCGCGGCACAGTATTCGATACTGCCGGCGAAAATTCGCTCAGTTCTATCGGTGCACCTCGCAAAACGCGCATGCGCATGGCCGAGGAACAACAAGAACGTGAACTCGAGCAGACAACTCAGTTTCCACCCGAGCCCATCGGAGCTGTCCGTGTTCGACTGCTGACCGAGACGGTCTGTGCAGATCTTCGCGGACCAACCGCGTGTGAAGTTCTCACCGCAGAACAAGTTGATGCCGTGCTATCTCGCTTAGGACCTGATCCGCAGCGTGACTCCAGCGATGAGGCAGGCCAGAAGTTTGTCGATGCTGTTGTGAAAAAGAACACACCTATTGGTCTTTTGCTGATGGATCAATCTGTTGTTGCTGGAATCGGCAATGTTTACCGGGCAGAGATTCTCTTTCGAGTAGCAATAGACCCTTATCGCCCCGGAAAGAAAATCACCTCAGACGAAGCGTGGGCACTCTGGCGTGACTGGATCTACCTTCTTGAGATAGGTGTTCAAACCGGACAAATGATGACCATTGACGGGCTTGAGGGCGAAGCGTGGCGTAAAGCGATGGCAAACCGAGCCGATCGGCACTGGGTGTATAAACGTGAAGGACTGCCCTGTCTGAAATGCGGAACACATATTCGCCTCGATGTGATGGCTAATCGCAAGCTCTATTGGTGTCCTTCGTGCCAAACTTGA
- a CDS encoding amidohydrolase, with the protein MQLTLTNARIPGERGLMGSLINVVITDGVISDIEFVGATGAIDMTKVLDGENIDAGGRYLIPGMWDTHTHFTSWSLMLQRLNLEGVESAREVGQRVKERHHTHPGTMVGFGWRGSLWEEEPHFSILDEACADEEVYLFSGDGHSVWLNSKALEVRGHAGHPTGLLVEDDCFAIWGSLSDQTPEQLDKAVLDASRAAAARGIVGIVDFEMGWILPDWRRRISNGNDLLQVEFSVYTEYLDRAIETGLRTGDVIASTEGLLRMGNYKVISDGSLNTRTAFCHDPYPGLTGKNARGILNVPYDELVTLMTKASSAGINPSIHAIGDDANTFALNAFEEVGCEGTIEHAQLLAWEDIERFAQLGVIASVQPEHAMDDRDVADVLWEGRTDRCFPFASMLKAGVKLSMGSDAPVAPLDPWLAIASAVERTRDSREPWHPEQRIEPQAALDASARTRIAVGQPADLCLVDIDPLYASVDELRTMPVVLTLNGGRITHNSLV; encoded by the coding sequence ATGCAGCTCACTCTCACTAATGCACGTATCCCCGGTGAACGCGGCCTGATGGGCAGCCTGATTAATGTGGTCATCACCGATGGGGTAATCAGCGACATTGAATTTGTTGGGGCCACAGGGGCGATCGACATGACAAAGGTTCTCGACGGCGAGAACATTGATGCTGGTGGACGCTATCTGATACCTGGAATGTGGGATACCCACACCCACTTCACCTCGTGGTCGTTGATGTTGCAACGACTGAACCTAGAAGGTGTTGAATCTGCTCGTGAGGTGGGTCAGCGTGTGAAAGAACGTCACCACACACATCCAGGAACTATGGTGGGTTTCGGCTGGCGTGGCAGCCTGTGGGAAGAAGAGCCACACTTCAGCATTCTGGACGAGGCGTGTGCTGATGAAGAGGTCTATCTCTTCAGTGGCGATGGTCACAGTGTGTGGCTGAACTCGAAAGCACTTGAGGTTCGCGGCCATGCCGGGCACCCCACAGGGCTTCTCGTTGAAGATGACTGTTTTGCAATCTGGGGTTCACTCTCTGATCAAACTCCTGAACAGCTCGATAAGGCAGTCCTTGATGCCTCACGTGCGGCTGCTGCACGAGGAATTGTCGGCATTGTTGATTTCGAAATGGGATGGATTCTGCCGGATTGGCGCCGCCGCATCAGCAACGGAAATGACCTCCTGCAGGTTGAATTCAGCGTGTACACCGAGTACTTGGATCGTGCCATTGAGACCGGTTTGCGCACCGGTGATGTTATTGCCTCCACAGAGGGCCTGCTTCGTATGGGAAATTACAAAGTCATCTCTGATGGCTCACTCAACACCCGCACCGCCTTCTGTCACGACCCCTATCCAGGCCTCACGGGAAAGAATGCCCGCGGGATTCTCAACGTCCCCTATGACGAACTGGTTACCTTGATGACCAAAGCCAGCTCTGCCGGCATCAACCCCTCCATTCACGCCATCGGTGATGACGCCAACACCTTCGCCCTCAACGCTTTCGAAGAAGTGGGCTGTGAAGGAACCATTGAACATGCCCAGCTGTTGGCATGGGAAGACATTGAGCGTTTTGCTCAGCTCGGGGTGATCGCTTCAGTACAACCCGAGCATGCCATGGATGACCGAGATGTCGCTGACGTTCTCTGGGAAGGTCGTACCGACCGCTGTTTCCCCTTTGCATCCATGCTCAAAGCAGGTGTGAAGCTCTCCATGGGCTCTGACGCTCCAGTTGCACCCTTGGACCCCTGGTTAGCTATCGCTTCCGCTGTTGAGCGCACGCGAGATTCTCGAGAGCCTTGGCACCCCGAACAACGCATTGAACCTCAGGCGGCACTAGATGCCTCTGCTCGCACCCGCATTGCTGTGGGGCAGCCCGCGGACTTATGCCTGGTTGATATTGACCCGCTCTATGCATCAGTTGATGAATTGCGTACGATGCCTGTTGTGCTGACCCTCAATGGTGGGCGTATCACTCACAACTCATTGGTCTAA
- a CDS encoding Y-family DNA polymerase translates to MSDSSQRRIALVDVNSFFASCERVFDPKLMGKPVVVLSNNDGCVVARSSEAKALGVAMGVPWFKISAWAPSVGLVARSSNYELYGDLSARVMSILQEFSAHVEVYSIDEAFLELTGTPQELLETGRRIKEAIQTRLGLPVCVGIGRSKTQAKLANAGAKKSAEMNGVCNLDMFSAEKLDFIMAALPVDNLWGIARRLSKRLAAQGIHTIKDLRDADPVRIKKKFGVVVQRSVYELRGIDCIKLEGERLVKNQVMYSRSFATPVTTRKQMEEVLAVYAQRVSKRLRKQGSVAGALTCFAGTSRFANEPFHSPYVNAVFSIPTNDPVEILKASSSVLLNRIEEGRKYVRAGILLHDVSPKESHQYLDLFTPVHERRQLGETLDKVMEKHGAFSIGLGAAGFKSAREWEMKREMLSLRATTRWDELATVYAR, encoded by the coding sequence ATGTCTGATTCGTCACAGCGCCGCATCGCACTCGTGGACGTCAACAGTTTCTTCGCCTCCTGCGAGCGCGTCTTCGACCCCAAACTGATGGGCAAACCCGTTGTGGTGCTCTCAAACAATGACGGGTGTGTTGTTGCCCGTAGCAGTGAAGCGAAAGCTTTAGGCGTTGCGATGGGTGTTCCCTGGTTCAAGATTTCTGCGTGGGCACCGAGTGTGGGCTTGGTCGCACGTTCATCCAACTATGAGCTGTATGGGGATCTGTCTGCCCGAGTGATGAGTATTTTGCAGGAGTTCTCCGCTCATGTGGAGGTGTACAGCATCGATGAGGCGTTCTTGGAGCTCACCGGAACACCACAAGAGCTCCTTGAAACAGGGCGCCGCATCAAAGAAGCCATCCAGACCCGATTAGGGTTGCCCGTCTGCGTGGGCATTGGCCGCTCGAAGACGCAAGCAAAACTGGCTAATGCCGGCGCCAAGAAATCTGCGGAAATGAACGGGGTCTGCAATCTGGACATGTTCTCTGCAGAAAAACTGGATTTCATCATGGCTGCTCTTCCCGTGGATAATCTGTGGGGCATTGCCAGGCGTTTGAGTAAACGGCTCGCTGCACAAGGGATCCACACCATCAAAGACTTGCGGGATGCGGACCCGGTTCGCATCAAGAAAAAGTTTGGTGTGGTGGTGCAACGCTCTGTGTACGAACTGCGCGGAATTGACTGCATCAAACTCGAAGGTGAACGTCTGGTCAAAAACCAGGTGATGTATTCGCGCAGTTTTGCAACACCCGTGACCACCCGCAAACAAATGGAAGAAGTCTTGGCCGTTTATGCCCAGCGGGTCAGTAAACGTCTGCGCAAACAAGGCTCTGTGGCAGGAGCATTAACCTGTTTTGCTGGTACCTCTCGCTTTGCCAACGAACCCTTCCACTCCCCCTATGTCAACGCTGTCTTTTCTATCCCCACCAACGACCCGGTGGAAATTCTTAAAGCATCGAGTTCAGTGCTGCTAAACCGGATTGAAGAAGGCCGCAAATATGTCCGCGCAGGAATACTGCTGCATGATGTCAGCCCTAAGGAATCACATCAATACTTAGATCTATTCACTCCTGTTCATGAACGTAGGCAATTGGGGGAAACCTTAGACAAGGTGATGGAAAAGCACGGTGCATTCAGCATCGGGTTAGGTGCAGCAGGTTTCAAGAGTGCCCGAGAGTGGGAAATGAAGCGAGAGATGCTCTCACTTCGCGCCACAACAAGGTGGGACGAGCTTGCAACCGTGTATGCGCGTTAG
- a CDS encoding LexA family transcriptional regulator, with translation MAHTAPSAVVRPLRGESIPAILAALTAVSAGWPSPAQDYFDGRVDLNTHLIKDVNSTFIVRVSGDSMKNAGISDGDEVIVDRALTPRDGDVVVAVLDGELTLKRLHIRSENVLLKAENPRYPDISVASLSELIIWGVVTRCLHHV, from the coding sequence ATGGCACACACTGCACCATCTGCAGTGGTCAGACCACTGCGTGGGGAATCCATTCCGGCTATTTTGGCCGCATTAACCGCCGTTTCAGCGGGGTGGCCCTCCCCTGCCCAAGATTATTTTGACGGTCGCGTAGATCTGAACACTCACCTGATCAAAGACGTGAACTCCACGTTTATTGTTCGCGTCTCCGGCGACAGCATGAAAAACGCGGGCATTAGTGACGGCGATGAGGTCATCGTGGATCGAGCCCTGACACCTCGCGACGGAGACGTCGTGGTGGCAGTGCTCGATGGTGAGCTCACCCTCAAGCGCCTGCACATTCGCTCCGAGAACGTCCTGCTCAAAGCAGAGAACCCCAGGTATCCAGATATTTCTGTGGCGTCTTTGAGTGAACTGATTATCTGGGGTGTTGTGACCAGGTGTTTGCATCATGTCTGA
- the tig gene encoding trigger factor, which produces MKTTVEKVSNTRAKLTITVTPEELKPAIKHAYEHISESLNVPGFRKGKAPAALIDQRVGRMAVLEHAVNEGLEGYYRKAVVDEKVRPMGRPEADIVTWPAEKDFSGDLVVTIEVDVRPEIKLPKLDGLSVEVEAAAVSKEDVQKELDDLRSRFGTLVTVDRPAKKGDFAQLDLVATIGGQEVDTAQSISYEVGSGELIEGIDEAIESLTAGESTTFESNLLGGDHEGEKAQIAVTVTAVKERELPKADDDFAQIASEFDTIAELTESLKAQAEQRKVAVQAREAREKLVDKLVTETKIEVPQALIDDEVHRHLEGEGRLEDDKHRAEVIEETQKLFATQILLDTIAEAEDVQVSQDELTQYIIQGAMQYQMDPSEFAKILTDNNQIPSMVAEVARNKAVSIILGKAKVVDSKGKAVDMSAFALVEDKKADKPAKAEKTDTAEKTDTAEKPAKKPAAKKPAAKKN; this is translated from the coding sequence GTGAAGACTACGGTCGAAAAAGTAAGTAACACCCGTGCCAAGCTCACCATCACGGTGACCCCAGAAGAGCTCAAGCCAGCTATCAAGCACGCGTATGAGCACATCTCTGAGTCGCTCAACGTTCCTGGTTTCCGCAAGGGCAAGGCACCGGCAGCTTTGATCGACCAGCGTGTAGGTCGTATGGCTGTGCTCGAGCACGCTGTCAACGAAGGCCTTGAAGGTTACTACCGCAAGGCAGTCGTTGACGAGAAGGTGCGCCCCATGGGTCGCCCCGAAGCAGACATCGTTACCTGGCCAGCTGAGAAGGACTTTTCCGGTGACCTGGTTGTCACCATCGAGGTTGACGTTCGTCCCGAGATCAAACTTCCCAAGCTTGACGGTCTCTCAGTTGAGGTTGAGGCAGCAGCAGTTTCTAAGGAAGATGTTCAGAAAGAACTCGACGATCTGCGTAGCCGTTTCGGCACCCTCGTCACCGTTGACCGTCCAGCAAAGAAGGGCGACTTCGCTCAGCTCGACCTAGTTGCCACCATTGGTGGTCAGGAAGTAGACACTGCACAGTCCATCTCCTACGAAGTTGGTTCTGGCGAGCTCATCGAAGGTATCGATGAGGCTATTGAGTCTCTCACCGCTGGTGAATCCACCACTTTCGAGTCCAACCTGCTCGGTGGAGACCACGAAGGTGAAAAGGCACAGATTGCTGTCACCGTTACCGCTGTCAAGGAGCGCGAACTTCCCAAGGCAGATGACGACTTTGCTCAGATTGCTTCTGAATTCGACACCATCGCTGAGCTGACCGAGAGCCTCAAGGCTCAGGCCGAGCAGCGCAAGGTTGCCGTTCAAGCTCGCGAAGCTCGCGAGAAGCTTGTAGACAAGCTCGTTACCGAAACAAAGATTGAAGTTCCTCAGGCTCTCATCGATGACGAAGTTCACCGTCACCTCGAGGGTGAGGGTCGTCTTGAAGATGACAAGCATCGCGCTGAAGTTATTGAAGAGACTCAGAAGCTTTTCGCAACCCAGATTCTTCTGGACACCATTGCCGAAGCCGAAGATGTTCAGGTAAGTCAGGATGAACTCACGCAGTACATCATTCAGGGCGCCATGCAGTACCAGATGGATCCTTCAGAGTTTGCCAAGATTCTCACCGACAACAACCAGATTCCTTCCATGGTTGCTGAGGTTGCCCGCAACAAGGCAGTCAGCATCATCTTGGGCAAGGCCAAGGTTGTGGACTCCAAGGGTAAGGCTGTCGACATGAGTGCATTCGCTCTCGTTGAAGACAAGAAGGCCGACAAGCCAGCTAAAGCTGAGAAGACTGACACAGCTGAGAAGACTGACACAGCTGAGAAGCCTGCAAAGAAGCCTGCTGCTAAGAAGCCCGCAGCGAAGAAGAACTAG
- a CDS encoding LysE/ArgO family amino acid transporter — protein MTPTLAAALAGLGFGLSLIVAIGAQNAYVLRQGLRKEHVFAIVAICALSDALLIAVGVAGLGAIIQQLEWLLLLIELVGGVFLCTYGVMAAKRAWKPEVLNTDTGGKAVSLKVAVGTALALTYLNPHVYLDTVLLLGSVAGTYEENRWWFAAGAMLGSVLWFSTLGFGARVLDPVFKKPTSWRVLDAIIALVMFALGTSLLVSFVQHLAASLGA, from the coding sequence ATGACTCCCACTCTTGCTGCCGCATTGGCTGGCCTGGGGTTTGGGCTCTCCCTCATCGTGGCTATTGGTGCGCAAAACGCTTATGTATTGCGCCAAGGTCTTCGCAAAGAACATGTGTTCGCGATTGTCGCCATTTGCGCACTCTCTGATGCTCTCCTGATTGCCGTTGGTGTTGCCGGGCTAGGCGCCATTATTCAACAGCTGGAATGGCTACTACTTCTCATTGAGCTCGTTGGTGGTGTTTTCTTGTGCACCTATGGCGTAATGGCGGCCAAGCGCGCCTGGAAACCTGAGGTTCTGAACACTGATACCGGCGGTAAAGCAGTCAGCCTTAAGGTTGCTGTGGGAACAGCACTGGCACTGACCTATTTGAACCCTCACGTCTACCTCGACACAGTTCTTCTCTTGGGCTCTGTCGCCGGAACCTACGAAGAAAACCGGTGGTGGTTTGCCGCAGGTGCGATGCTCGGAAGCGTGCTCTGGTTTAGCACTCTGGGCTTTGGTGCTCGCGTGCTAGATCCTGTATTCAAGAAGCCCACCTCCTGGCGTGTGCTTGACGCCATTATTGCTCTCGTGATGTTCGCCTTGGGAACGAGCTTGTTAGTGAGCTTTGTTCAGCACCTCGCGGCGAGTTTGGGCGCTTAG
- a CDS encoding zf-TFIIB domain-containing protein codes for MKCPTDGATLVMSDRSGVEIDYCPDCRGVWLDRGELDKILERSVSAPAPAVAAAPPQYSAPPQYNSYPQNGYKKKPHSWLTEIFD; via the coding sequence ATGAAGTGTCCAACTGACGGAGCAACACTGGTGATGTCTGATCGCTCAGGAGTAGAGATTGACTACTGCCCTGATTGCAGAGGTGTCTGGCTTGATCGTGGTGAATTGGACAAGATTCTCGAGCGCTCTGTTTCTGCTCCGGCCCCCGCAGTAGCTGCTGCACCGCCTCAATATAGTGCTCCACCTCAATACAACTCGTATCCGCAAAACGGCTATAAGAAGAAGCCCCACAGCTGGCTGACAGAAATTTTTGATTAG
- a CDS encoding ATP-dependent Clp protease proteolytic subunit: protein MAEMVMPNNVFERLLKDRIIWLGSDVRDDNANEICAKMLLLAAEDAEKDIYLYINSPGGSITAGMAIYDTMQFVPNDIVTVGIGMAASMGQLLLTSGTKGKRYITPNARVLLHQPHGGFGGTASDIQTQAQLINSMKQSLAEITAAQTGKTVEQINADGDRDRWFTAQEALEYGFVDHVRASASDVTGGGGTKTA, encoded by the coding sequence ATGGCCGAAATGGTAATGCCGAACAACGTCTTTGAGCGTCTGTTGAAAGACCGCATCATTTGGTTGGGTTCGGACGTGCGTGACGACAACGCCAACGAGATTTGCGCGAAGATGTTGCTTCTTGCTGCTGAAGATGCAGAGAAAGACATCTACCTCTACATCAACTCTCCCGGTGGATCGATCACCGCGGGTATGGCCATCTACGACACCATGCAGTTTGTTCCTAACGACATCGTGACCGTGGGGATCGGTATGGCTGCGTCCATGGGGCAGCTGCTGCTGACCTCGGGCACCAAGGGTAAGCGCTACATCACCCCCAACGCTCGTGTTTTGCTGCACCAGCCACACGGTGGCTTCGGTGGTACTGCTTCTGACATCCAGACCCAAGCACAGCTGATCAACTCGATGAAGCAGAGCTTGGCTGAGATCACCGCTGCTCAGACGGGTAAGACTGTTGAGCAGATTAACGCTGATGGTGACCGTGACCGCTGGTTCACTGCTCAAGAAGCTCTCGAGTATGGCTTTGTTGACCATGTTCGTGCCTCAGCAAGCGATGTCACCGGTGGTGGCGGAACCAAGACTGCGTAA